A genome region from Colwellia sp. Arc7-D includes the following:
- a CDS encoding DUF3565 domain-containing protein has protein sequence MLTPIIGYHLDDENHWVARLACGHFQHVRHQPPFINRPWVLKQSTRDEKLGQKLNCIKCDQGAVADFSLI, from the coding sequence ATGTTAACGCCAATTATCGGTTATCACCTCGATGATGAAAATCATTGGGTTGCTCGTTTAGCTTGCGGACATTTTCAACATGTTCGACACCAACCTCCTTTTATTAATCGTCCATGGGTATTAAAACAGTCAACGAGGGATGAAAAATTGGGGCAAAAACTTAATTGTATTAAGTGTGATCAAGGCGCGGTAGCTGATTTTTCACTAATATAG
- the recR gene encoding recombination mediator RecR, translating to MKFSPLVQELIDSLKCLPGVGGKSAQRMAFHLLERNRHGGSKLSQTLARAMENIGHCEQCRNFTEEALCDICQSPKRKIATQLCIVESPADVIAIEQTGEFQGRYFVLMGHLSPLDGIGPDDLGLDVLEKQLATGQFSEVILATNPTVEGEATAHFIAELTQIHDVEISRIAHGVPVGGELEYVDGNTLSHALSGRKNYIF from the coding sequence ATGAAATTTAGCCCGTTAGTTCAAGAACTTATTGATTCATTAAAATGTTTACCCGGCGTAGGTGGCAAATCAGCACAACGTATGGCTTTTCATTTACTTGAACGCAATCGTCATGGTGGCAGCAAGCTTTCTCAAACGTTAGCTCGCGCCATGGAAAACATAGGCCATTGTGAGCAATGCCGTAACTTCACAGAAGAAGCGTTATGTGATATTTGTCAAAGTCCAAAGCGTAAAATAGCAACACAGTTGTGTATAGTTGAATCGCCAGCTGATGTTATCGCCATTGAACAAACGGGTGAATTTCAAGGGCGTTATTTTGTTTTGATGGGGCATTTGTCACCACTTGACGGAATTGGCCCTGATGATTTAGGTTTAGATGTGCTAGAAAAACAACTAGCAACAGGTCAGTTTAGTGAAGTTATATTGGCCACTAACCCCACTGTTGAAGGTGAAGCTACCGCACATTTTATTGCGGAGCTTACCCAAATCCACGATGTTGAAATCTCAAGGATTGCACATGGTGTACCCGTTGGCGGTGAACTAGAATATGTTGACGGTAATACCTTGTCACATGCTTTGTCGGGGCGAAAAAATTATATTTTTTAG
- a CDS encoding MFS transporter: MLTNIFITLALLILSFIGLQRMFTLPKNVWLLFLVQPLVMAASPVIVFIGGILATSMGADPALVTLPVTVMILGVASGAIPAALLAKKKGRRFAVFTGFSLGFSGTMLATFAALNGSFELLVLASLLFGISTAFIQQLRFAAIESVTDSNEVPTVLSILMLSGIFSAFLGPEIAVTAKDWLSSPYGYAGSFLFLSGLFIIAMVLMLGFKNPEIKFSDNDGEIRPLSVIIKQPIFIIAILSAAIGFALMSYLMTATPLSMYQLHGHSLNDTKWVIQSHIAAMFIPSLFTALLVKRIGLKNLMLAGTLIYTVVTVIALSGEQVMHYWWALVLLGIGWNFLFLTGTSLLPQSYHPSERHKVQALNDFIIFGFQAAASLMAGWILFKAGWHVVVITSLPFIIILFAVSWFYFKKEREKINQASTNAVANAQQKIIQQSEV, encoded by the coding sequence ATGCTAACCAATATATTCATTACTTTAGCGTTATTGATATTAAGTTTTATTGGCCTACAACGGATGTTTACGCTACCAAAAAATGTCTGGTTATTATTTTTAGTACAACCTTTGGTGATGGCAGCATCGCCGGTGATTGTTTTTATTGGCGGAATACTGGCTACTAGCATGGGTGCTGACCCCGCACTCGTTACTTTACCGGTTACTGTGATGATACTCGGTGTTGCTAGTGGCGCTATTCCTGCTGCTTTATTGGCTAAAAAGAAAGGTCGACGCTTTGCCGTGTTCACCGGTTTTAGTTTAGGCTTTTCAGGTACGATGCTAGCAACCTTTGCCGCGTTAAATGGTAGTTTCGAATTACTGGTATTAGCCAGTTTGCTTTTCGGCATCAGCACCGCCTTTATTCAACAGTTACGATTCGCCGCAATTGAAAGTGTCACTGACAGTAATGAAGTACCAACAGTACTTTCAATTCTAATGCTCAGTGGTATTTTTTCCGCATTTTTAGGCCCTGAAATTGCCGTAACAGCCAAAGATTGGTTAAGCTCCCCTTATGGTTATGCTGGCTCATTCTTATTTCTCTCAGGGTTATTTATTATTGCCATGGTGTTGATGTTAGGCTTCAAAAATCCAGAAATAAAATTCAGTGATAATGATGGTGAAATTCGCCCTTTAAGTGTGATCATAAAACAGCCCATTTTCATTATCGCAATATTATCAGCGGCCATTGGCTTTGCGCTTATGAGTTATCTTATGACCGCCACACCATTGAGTATGTATCAACTACATGGGCACAGTTTAAACGATACAAAATGGGTGATACAAAGTCACATTGCCGCTATGTTTATTCCATCACTATTCACCGCTTTATTAGTTAAACGTATTGGTTTGAAGAATTTAATGTTAGCTGGCACCTTAATCTATACGGTAGTTACCGTTATTGCTTTGTCGGGTGAACAAGTTATGCATTATTGGTGGGCATTGGTTTTATTAGGTATTGGCTGGAATTTTCTTTTTCTTACTGGCACGTCATTATTACCGCAAAGCTATCACCCTAGCGAACGCCATAAAGTTCAGGCGCTTAACGACTTTATAATTTTTGGCTTTCAAGCTGCCGCCTCTTTAATGGCCGGTTGGATATTATTCAAAGCCGGTTGGCATGTTGTAGTAATCACCAGTTTACCTTTTATTATTATCTTATTTGCTGTTAGTTGGTTTTACTTTAAAAAAGAGCGTGAAAAAATCAATCAAGCATCCACCAATGCAGTGGCTAATGCTCAGCAAAAAATCATTCAACAAAGCGAAGTATAA
- a CDS encoding MFS transporter, translated as MTTKPQLNFWQIWNMCFGFMGIQFGFALQNSNVSRIFQTLGADYSNMAILWIAAPITGLIVQPIIGYFSDNTWNRLGRRKPYFLYGAIAASLSLFIMPNSPTLWVAAGMLWIMDASINVSMEPFRAFVGDMLPRKQRAMGYAMQSFFIAVASVVASSLPWMMANWFDISNVAAPGLLPDTVKFSFYAGGVIFLLAVLWTIYSTKEYSPEQLEAFQNAEEQPLSEEIFTPRTAKKYFTGAAAWLLLGLISFVIIALNVEQLDKSLFILAGGFCFFAICQLVAGLMAKNNSNNGFAQVMSDLFSMPQTMRQLAFVQFFSWFPFFAMWTYTTAAVTEFHFGSSDVTSAAFNEGADWVGVLFSAYNLTSVFAAICIPMVVKYFNLRIAHMINLFLGGAGFISFLFINDPTLLIVSMIGIGFAWASILSVPYAILANALPAKKMGLYMGIFNFFIVLPQILAASILGFLITKVFDNQPVYALVVGGASMLFAGLLTLRVKEPEY; from the coding sequence ATGACCACCAAACCACAACTTAATTTTTGGCAAATTTGGAATATGTGTTTCGGCTTTATGGGAATACAGTTCGGTTTTGCCCTGCAAAATTCAAATGTCAGTCGAATATTTCAAACCTTAGGGGCCGATTATTCAAACATGGCTATTCTGTGGATTGCAGCCCCCATTACTGGACTTATCGTTCAGCCAATTATTGGTTACTTTAGTGATAATACTTGGAATAGGCTCGGACGACGCAAGCCCTACTTTCTCTATGGCGCAATAGCCGCGAGTTTATCTTTATTTATAATGCCTAATTCCCCTACCTTATGGGTTGCGGCGGGTATGCTATGGATAATGGATGCCTCGATTAACGTTTCAATGGAACCATTTCGCGCTTTTGTTGGCGATATGTTACCGAGAAAACAACGCGCTATGGGCTATGCAATGCAAAGTTTTTTCATTGCTGTTGCCTCTGTAGTTGCCTCATCATTGCCTTGGATGATGGCAAATTGGTTCGATATCAGCAATGTCGCAGCGCCAGGTCTACTGCCTGATACTGTTAAATTTTCATTTTATGCTGGTGGTGTAATATTCCTGCTTGCCGTGTTGTGGACCATATATTCAACAAAAGAATATTCACCTGAACAGCTAGAAGCGTTTCAAAACGCAGAAGAGCAACCGCTAAGTGAAGAAATTTTTACTCCTCGCACAGCAAAAAAATACTTTACCGGTGCTGCTGCTTGGTTATTGTTAGGATTAATCAGCTTTGTGATAATCGCGCTTAATGTTGAGCAACTCGATAAAAGTTTATTTATTCTTGCCGGTGGTTTTTGTTTCTTTGCAATTTGTCAGTTGGTGGCTGGCTTAATGGCAAAAAACAATAGTAACAATGGCTTTGCCCAAGTAATGTCAGACCTATTTTCAATGCCACAAACCATGAGGCAACTCGCCTTTGTGCAGTTTTTCTCTTGGTTTCCATTTTTTGCTATGTGGACTTACACCACAGCCGCAGTGACTGAATTTCATTTCGGCAGCTCTGATGTAACATCAGCAGCATTTAATGAAGGGGCTGACTGGGTAGGCGTACTATTTTCAGCTTACAACTTAACCTCAGTTTTTGCCGCAATATGTATTCCTATGGTGGTTAAATACTTTAATTTACGTATTGCCCATATGATCAATCTATTTTTAGGTGGTGCTGGCTTTATCTCATTCCTTTTCATTAATGACCCTACCTTACTTATTGTCTCTATGATTGGTATTGGCTTTGCTTGGGCGTCAATTTTATCGGTGCCCTACGCTATTTTAGCGAATGCCTTACCGGCTAAAAAAATGGGTTTATATATGGGAATATTTAACTTCTTTATCGTATTACCACAGATATTAGCGGCTAGTATTCTAGGCTTTTTAATCACCAAAGTTTTCGACAATCAGCCTGTGTATGCACTTGTTGTTGGTGGCGCAAGCATGCTATTTGCAGGTTTATTAACTTTACGAGTTAAAGAGCCAGAATATTAA
- a CDS encoding YbfB/YjiJ family MFS transporter, whose protein sequence is MFFDRNNNAAILLAGILALVVGVGVARFAFTSLLPSMLENHLSIAFAGVLASINYVGYLTGSIFSIFIKDIHAKVKYFRIGLVLCVITSLLLAFSENNTIWLLSRLLAGFGAAMALVVGSAIVMSKLQNTNKTKAMGIHFSGLGFSILVSDLIMRSVFTYSENWQHAWLALAIAGALFACYSGYILSFEKQTADQVIKHKFDRTLFTPLVIVLALAYFTEGVGMVVQATFLPDIVNSLPGLNGYGGYAWLAVGLAGIPSCIIWMRLAHKYNSIDIMMVAMALQVVGILIPTFSANIYLNLISGMLFGATFIGLVSLFMNYGGQLAGKNPVFIMGLITAAYGVGQVVAPLYCVALIAEFKNYNAALYLTAFIVCCGILLLKYAQTNLVPKMPVENET, encoded by the coding sequence ATGTTTTTTGATCGAAACAACAATGCCGCTATTTTACTAGCGGGTATTCTAGCTTTAGTGGTTGGCGTTGGTGTCGCGCGATTTGCTTTTACCTCGTTATTGCCCTCTATGCTAGAAAATCACTTAAGTATTGCTTTTGCTGGTGTACTCGCGTCAATTAACTATGTGGGTTATTTGACAGGATCGATTTTTTCTATTTTCATTAAAGATATTCATGCCAAGGTTAAATACTTTCGAATTGGCTTAGTTTTGTGCGTTATTACCTCGCTACTGTTGGCTTTCAGCGAAAATAACACTATTTGGTTACTGTCTCGATTATTAGCGGGCTTTGGTGCAGCTATGGCGTTAGTGGTGGGCTCTGCCATTGTCATGTCAAAGCTACAAAACACAAATAAAACCAAAGCAATGGGCATTCATTTTAGTGGCTTAGGTTTTTCTATTTTAGTCTCTGATTTAATCATGCGCAGTGTTTTTACCTACAGTGAAAACTGGCAACATGCTTGGTTAGCGTTAGCGATTGCTGGCGCACTTTTCGCCTGTTATTCAGGCTATATTTTAAGTTTTGAAAAACAAACAGCGGATCAAGTTATTAAACACAAATTTGATCGAACGTTATTTACTCCATTAGTTATTGTACTCGCCCTTGCCTATTTTACCGAAGGTGTAGGCATGGTAGTACAAGCAACATTTTTGCCTGATATTGTTAATTCTCTACCTGGTTTAAACGGCTACGGTGGCTATGCTTGGTTAGCGGTTGGCTTAGCGGGTATTCCCTCTTGTATTATATGGATGCGTTTAGCGCATAAATATAACAGTATCGATATTATGATGGTGGCGATGGCACTGCAGGTTGTTGGTATTTTAATACCAACATTTTCAGCTAACATTTATCTTAATTTAATTAGCGGTATGTTATTCGGCGCAACATTTATTGGCCTTGTATCACTGTTTATGAATTATGGCGGCCAACTGGCAGGTAAAAACCCGGTTTTCATTATGGGTTTGATCACCGCGGCATACGGTGTTGGACAAGTCGTAGCACCGTTATATTGTGTGGCATTAATCGCAGAATTTAAAAACTATAACGCGGCACTTTATCTCACTGCTTTTATTGTATGTTGTGGCATATTATTACTTAAATACGCCCAAACCAATTTAGTACCTAAAATGCCTGTAGAAAATGAAACGTAA
- a CDS encoding LacI family DNA-binding transcriptional regulator, protein MRSKQTSFDIAYKAGVSQSTVSRALRNSPLVNEETRRRVQEIAKELNYKVDKNASSLRTQLSGTIALLLFEDPTNDDSLINPFFLSMLGSITRASAKKGYDLLVSFQQMSNDWHADFEDTRKADGIILLGYGDYTDYEEKLVQLIKQETHFVRWGADVKGLSVVSVGCDNFHGGYQVTEHVIKNNRQHFAFLGGVSTGSPEFLERYSGHCKALKDHNLKVDSNLQIDAISTDESGYQAAQQLIASGIKFDAICTASDLIAIGAMRAIQEAGYNVPGDIAIVGFDDIATACSTSPALTTAKQDTVLAGELLVDKLLQLVSGEETQTQLMPATLVVRKSCGS, encoded by the coding sequence GTGAGATCAAAACAAACATCATTTGATATCGCTTATAAAGCAGGAGTTTCTCAATCAACAGTATCGCGTGCATTGCGAAACAGTCCGTTGGTTAATGAGGAAACCCGTCGGCGTGTGCAAGAAATTGCCAAAGAGCTAAACTACAAAGTTGATAAAAATGCCAGTAGTTTACGCACTCAACTTAGTGGCACAATTGCCTTATTATTATTTGAAGATCCCACCAATGATGACTCTTTAATTAATCCATTTTTCTTGTCGATGCTGGGAAGTATTACTCGAGCCAGTGCAAAAAAGGGTTACGATTTATTAGTGTCGTTCCAACAAATGAGCAATGACTGGCACGCTGACTTTGAAGATACCCGCAAAGCGGATGGCATTATTTTACTGGGCTATGGCGATTATACCGATTACGAAGAAAAGCTGGTTCAACTGATCAAACAAGAAACCCATTTTGTGCGCTGGGGAGCTGACGTTAAAGGGCTTTCTGTGGTTTCTGTGGGTTGTGATAATTTTCATGGCGGCTACCAAGTAACAGAGCATGTTATTAAGAATAATCGACAACACTTTGCCTTTTTAGGTGGGGTAAGTACCGGCTCTCCTGAGTTTTTAGAACGCTACTCTGGCCACTGCAAAGCATTAAAAGATCATAACCTTAAAGTAGATAGCAACCTGCAAATTGATGCTATTTCTACTGATGAGTCTGGCTATCAAGCGGCTCAACAACTCATTGCCAGTGGCATAAAATTTGATGCTATTTGTACGGCAAGTGATTTAATTGCTATTGGCGCAATGCGCGCGATACAGGAAGCTGGTTATAACGTACCTGGTGATATTGCTATCGTGGGCTTTGATGATATAGCTACGGCTTGTTCAACTTCGCCGGCATTAACCACCGCCAAACAAGACACCGTATTGGCTGGTGAGCTTTTAGTTGATAAGTTACTGCAATTAGTGAGCGGAGAAGAAACACAAACACAATTAATGCCAGCGACATTAGTGGTAAGAAAGTCTTGCGGTAGTTAG
- the def gene encoding peptide deformylase, with the protein MSTLTILQRGEPVLSAIAKPIHNIDSAEIKQLIIDLKSTVALAKGVGIAAPQVGQSLRLFIMCSAPSERYPDAPLLAPSVIINPEITHTNNEQELGWEGCLSVKGKRALVPRYTSIEVKFLDENGIKHAQTLTGFLARIFQHELDHLDGITFIERLDHESDAIDEQQWRNIISPTKNCD; encoded by the coding sequence TTGAGCACTTTAACTATTTTACAACGTGGCGAGCCAGTGTTATCTGCAATCGCAAAGCCAATACATAATATTGATAGCGCTGAAATAAAACAGCTGATTATTGATCTTAAAAGCACCGTAGCTTTGGCAAAAGGTGTCGGTATTGCAGCTCCTCAAGTAGGACAAAGCTTGCGACTATTTATTATGTGCTCTGCGCCTAGCGAGCGCTACCCTGACGCACCATTGTTAGCACCTTCAGTGATCATCAACCCAGAAATAACTCATACTAACAATGAGCAAGAATTAGGTTGGGAAGGCTGTTTAAGTGTCAAAGGCAAGCGAGCCCTAGTCCCACGATATACTAGCATCGAGGTTAAGTTCCTTGATGAAAATGGTATCAAACATGCTCAAACGCTGACCGGCTTTCTAGCTAGAATTTTTCAGCACGAATTAGATCATCTCGATGGTATTACTTTTATCGAACGACTAGACCATGAAAGTGATGCAATCGACGAACAGCAATGGCGCAATATTATTTCACCTACTAAAAACTGCGACTAA
- the htpG gene encoding molecular chaperone HtpG, giving the protein MSETGQKENHQFATDNAKLLKLMIHSLYSNKEIFLRELVSNAADAADKLRFKALSNADLYEGEGDLRVRVSCDKENNTLTISDNGIGMTHDQIVDHLGTIAKSGTSEFFSQLSGDEASDSQLIGQFGVGFYSAFIVADSVTVRSRAAGVAASEGVEWTSTGEGEFTTAKIEKTNRGTDIILQLKAEESEYADDWRLKSIVTKYSDHISVSVEMLTPEVPAVEAVAETKDDEGNVTSPAIEAREAVPAIWEPVNKATALWTREKSEVSDEEYKEFYKHVSHDFGDPLLWEHNKVEGKTEYTSLLYIPSKAPFDMHNREKQHGLKLFVQRVFIMDDAEQFMPSYLRFVKGLLDSNDLPLNVSREILQDNKITETIRKGCTKRVLKMLEKLGNKDAEQYQLFWNEFGQVLKEGPAEDSANKDAVAKLLRFASTHQDNSMQSASFAQYIERMKEGQDKIYYVVADSFEAAKNSPHLEVFRKKGIEVFLMSDRIDEWLVSHLTEFDGKQLQSVTRGGLDLGGMDDAETKEAQEKLEQEFDSVVTRIKAALEGKAKDVKISQRLTDSPACIVADEHDMSSQMMKLMQSVGQDVPDSLPIFEINAEHDLIKHVAEEQDDAQFKQWAEVLFEQAMLAERGSLKDPATFVSRLNKLMLSLTK; this is encoded by the coding sequence ATGTCAGAAACAGGCCAAAAAGAAAACCATCAGTTTGCAACTGATAACGCTAAGCTTCTAAAATTAATGATCCACTCTCTTTACTCAAATAAAGAAATTTTCTTACGTGAGTTAGTTTCCAATGCTGCCGATGCCGCTGACAAGTTACGCTTTAAGGCATTATCTAATGCTGATTTATATGAAGGCGAGGGTGATTTACGTGTTCGTGTAAGTTGTGATAAAGAAAACAATACGCTTACTATTTCTGATAACGGTATTGGTATGACGCATGACCAAATCGTTGATCACTTAGGTACGATTGCAAAATCAGGTACTTCAGAATTTTTCTCACAGCTTTCTGGTGATGAAGCATCAGACTCACAATTAATTGGTCAGTTTGGTGTTGGTTTTTACTCAGCATTTATCGTTGCTGACTCGGTAACTGTGCGTTCACGCGCTGCCGGTGTTGCTGCTTCTGAAGGTGTTGAATGGACAAGTACTGGTGAAGGTGAATTTACCACCGCTAAAATTGAAAAAACTAATCGTGGAACTGACATTATTCTTCAATTAAAAGCAGAAGAAAGTGAATATGCTGATGATTGGCGTTTAAAGTCGATTGTTACTAAATACTCGGACCATATTTCTGTGTCTGTTGAAATGTTAACACCAGAAGTACCTGCCGTTGAAGCCGTTGCTGAGACAAAAGACGACGAGGGCAATGTTACTTCACCTGCTATAGAAGCGCGTGAAGCTGTTCCTGCAATATGGGAGCCAGTAAACAAAGCTACAGCGCTTTGGACACGTGAGAAATCAGAAGTTTCAGACGAAGAGTACAAAGAATTTTACAAGCACGTTTCGCACGACTTTGGTGACCCGCTTTTATGGGAACACAATAAAGTAGAAGGTAAAACTGAATATACGTCATTACTTTATATTCCGTCTAAAGCACCGTTCGATATGCACAACCGTGAAAAACAACATGGTTTAAAGTTATTTGTTCAACGCGTATTCATTATGGATGACGCTGAGCAATTCATGCCAAGTTATTTGCGTTTTGTAAAAGGTTTATTGGATTCTAATGATTTACCTTTAAACGTATCACGTGAAATTTTACAAGATAATAAAATCACTGAAACAATTCGCAAGGGTTGTACTAAACGTGTTTTAAAAATGCTTGAAAAATTAGGCAACAAAGATGCTGAGCAATATCAACTGTTCTGGAACGAATTTGGTCAAGTACTAAAAGAAGGTCCAGCAGAAGATTCTGCTAATAAAGATGCGGTTGCAAAACTTCTGCGTTTTGCGTCTACTCATCAAGATAACAGCATGCAAAGTGCCTCTTTTGCGCAATACATTGAGCGTATGAAAGAAGGTCAAGACAAAATTTATTACGTGGTTGCAGATAGCTTCGAAGCGGCTAAAAATAGCCCGCATTTAGAAGTATTTCGCAAGAAGGGCATTGAAGTATTCTTGATGTCTGATCGTATTGATGAATGGTTAGTTAGCCACTTAACTGAGTTTGACGGTAAGCAATTACAATCAGTCACTCGTGGTGGTTTAGATTTAGGTGGTATGGACGACGCAGAAACGAAAGAAGCACAAGAAAAACTTGAGCAAGAATTCGATTCAGTTGTTACTCGCATAAAAGCAGCACTTGAAGGTAAAGCTAAAGACGTTAAAATTTCACAGCGTTTAACTGACTCTCCAGCATGTATCGTTGCTGACGAACATGATATGAGCAGCCAAATGATGAAGCTGATGCAATCGGTTGGTCAAGACGTACCAGACTCATTGCCAATCTTTGAAATCAATGCTGAACATGACTTGATCAAACATGTTGCTGAAGAGCAAGATGATGCACAGTTTAAACAATGGGCAGAAGTTTTATTTGAACAAGCTATGTTAGCTGAGCGCGGTAGCTTAAAAGACCCTGCTACATTTGTGTCACGTTTAAACAAGCTAATGTTAAGCCTGACTAAATAG